A stretch of DNA from Lotus japonicus ecotype B-129 chromosome 4, LjGifu_v1.2:
AAGACATTTTGACCAATCCCAAACATATTCTGTTTGCTTCCACTGGGTGGGAACCCGGGGAGAGTTGCCTTTTGGAAACTGGTGATTGGAAGAATGACAGCTAGGTTGGCAAGTTGGAGTTCAAAATACTTATCCCTGAGCGGGTGAGTGGTTATGTTAAAATCAGTCATTGGGGCCATTACCTTGTATTACATGTCGGTTTTTAGAGCCCCAAAAGGTGTCATTCATGACATGGAAATGATGATGAGGCGTATGTTTGGGATTGGTCAAAATGTCTTTATACTACGATCAGTCGTATGGAAAGCGCATTAAAAGCAAAACAATAGATGCGTCCAAACATAAAGACAAGCAACAAACAGAATATTGTATAGAGGCTAACAAAGCCAAGACTAAGAACGAACCCAACTACATAGGGTTAAACAACCATCCTTGCCAGGAGCTGTCTAGGGAAACCCGACTTCCACGAGCTTGCCATCCTTAATCACTTTGAAGGGATGTGCTTCCGAGATATCGATGTTCTCATGAAGACACTTAACTTGAGCCACCGCTTCCTCAAAACCTCCCTCAAATGCAAGAGCGGTATCTTGTTTCTGCAGGTCTAGCTTATCTTGAAGGTCTTCAACGTTAGCCCGCAAGGCCTTCAATTCAGCTTCATGAGACTCAGCCAAGGTTGCTTTTTGAAGCTCCATCTTTCCAATCTTGTCATTCGCTATCTCAAGCGACTTCTGTAAGTTACCTATCTCCGTGGTCAGCTCAGCTATCTTCTTTTTCAAGGTTGCTCTACGTTTTGGTTCCTTAGCTTGTAAGTCAAGAATGGCGGCTGCATCTTTCGTTTTTTCTTGCTGCACGGCTTGGATGGCTAACATTAGGTTTGTCATGGCCGGGGAGTCAACAGGAGCTGAGACGTCGACGTCCTGGGTAAGAGGTGGGATAGAAGGTACCTCCCCTAAAGCCGGCTCAGGCGCTGGAGGAGCATGGTCAGACAACTCGGGAGCTTTGCGCTTAAGTGTCCTCGATGAGGTGGAGGAATCTCCACTCTTAGCGTTGGAATGAGGAATCGAGGAATGACTGCTGACCTGAGCCTTCTTAGCTTTTTCAGAGTAAGCTTTCAGCTCAGCTCTATTCATAGACATTTTTCCTGCAAAGATGAATCATTTGTAAATTGTTAGATACTTGAAAAGTGGAAGATAAGTAATAATTCATGGTTATTGCAGTAAAAAGCTAATTGTGTGTTTAATAAACTTCAGGGTTGAAGCCTCAAGGAGGCGTGAGAACCAGCAGCTCACAATCAGATTAGTTGTTTTAGTAAGATAAAACTTGAGTTTTATGTGttaaattttagggtttttgggtTGTCAAGGAGGCATGAGGACCGTAAGCAagggaaaattaattttacataACATGGAGAAAGAATGGAGAAGAGGCAAAGCTTCCACAAACCAGTTGCACATGAAAGACTTATTTCAGCTAACCCACAAACTAATTTTTGCTATAAAGAGAGAAAGGGGGAGAACGAACCTGTTGAAGGGGGCTCAAGGTGGCGTCGAGTCCCGCGGTGGTTGGGTTGGAACGACGGCGGCGCGGTTGGGTCCGTCGGCGGCGTGATGGTGGCTCAATGGTAAACTGGAAGGCACAGAggtagaaagaagaagaaagcactgAGTGGGAGGAAGAAAGCGTGTTTTGGCTTTTTTGCTTTCCAGTTTGAATTTTTTCTGCAGGTTAGGTGTGGACCAGCGTACGGCCCATTGGGATTGCGCCACGTGGCCCATTGACAGGCGTTCTCTTGGAGCCCGAGCAATTAACTTAACCGAGTGTACATAACTGGATTTAAAACATGTTTGACAATTACTAACAATTTCTCATTTTGTAAATATGATTGTCATATGATTTCTACATGAATCATATGGACGTGGTTTGCACTTGGGTCTATTTATTGTATGATGAATTTGGATTACCTGTTTTGAGCATAAAGGTGGAATTTGGCAAATTTGTGCTGGTGGAATTTATAAGGTAACTGAAAGACCAACTCGGCCATCTCAACTTGATGCAAATTATTACAATAGTAAAACATAAATATgtgatttaaaattattttaataataaattgTCTCACCTATTACATCATATTTTAACCAATCACATATCTATTTTATTGATCAATGTGATTTAGTTGTAAAGAATGGAGAAGAACAAATgacatataaatattaattatggtATTTTAGTCCAGTTATTAATAAACAATTTTCTAATCAAACACATGTTGGCTCAGTTGGTAAGAATGAAGTACTTCTTCCCTTAAGAAATTTGTGTGCTTAATTCTCACTGCCGATGCGAGGGTTGCGCTAGTGGGCGAATGCAGTAGCATGTGGTCAGACGAATTGAATCAACCTTAAAAAACAACTATTTGTTCAACTTCATACACATCAAATAGTGTGCACAAATTAAAATAGCATGTGGTCAGACGAATTGAATCAACCTTAAAAAACAACTATTTGTTCAACTTCATACACATCAAATAGTGTGCACAAATTAAAATAGATTCTACTGTAAGCATTGTTGGTATCATACGAGATGGGAAATATACATTTTACCATGAGACGAATGTAAGTTTTCTAGTATGTTTTTAACTTTACCAGAAGCTATTTACATGATAATTTGGATTTTAAAATGAATGGTAGAAGGATTTCTAAACATGCGCAtagtaaatttaaaaatataataatatcacTTTACATTTTAGAACATTCAATCTCTAAAATGAAAGCACACAAATTGATCAACGAACTTGATTTACAACAAACACCTTGTATAGCAAAGTATATACATCAACAATGAAACAGAAATGTATAGCTCAAATACGGTTGCTATTGGCTATCAAATTATGCTTAATTTGCCAACACAAATTATACATAAACAACATGTGCCATGTTgctttattcttatttttatttatccaCACAAAAGACACTGCACAACAGCATGAGCAAATTacaaaatgaagagaaaaatataaacaaTCAAAACATGCTTGCGTCCAAATATTGTACTAGCATCCTGCATAACGTCCATCTTCACCCTTCAAAAAAGCGTCAATTTGCTCTAGTGCCTGCAAGATACAAAGGGATTCATTAGATATGCATCAAATATACaaaatttctattcaacttAAGCGTCAACGAATATTTCAGTTTGCCCATAAGTGTATGTTTGGATTTCCGTTGAACTCAATCGTGTTGAATGTAAAATTGAGATACGTGAAATCACATTTGTGTTTGCATCTATGCTATACCAAACATATACTAAGTAAACAAACTAAAATGGAGTTACAACTGCAAGGGCATGAGACAGAAATTGCTGAAGACCTCAATTGCAATTGCAGTTGGAGACAAATCTAACACATCTCTTTGGCCCCGTTTTGTAGCTATCTCTGCATAAAACAACATAGAAGTATCAGAAATTGCACTTTTATTGTtgttatttattcatttttccTTGTCAAGAGTCATTTAGATTAAAGCCTTCAAGGCATCCAAAATGGCACTTACATCAACAAGCAAACAGAGAACACAAACTTCTAGATAAGCACAAAAGAGCAATACTACAATGCTTAAGCATATAACACTACAATACATAGCATGCTTGCTCACAAAGTCACTAACCATCATAATAGAAATAGAATCAAAAGATCTCCTTAATCTGATTTGACATCAAAACATTCCTCTAGCCAATTTTCTTGTATCAAATCCTTCGCATTTTTTCACTTCCCTTATTTCTGGGGCCTTGCCGACTCTGTGTAGCTGCTGCGATGGATGCCAATCAAGAGCAAGCGGCTAAGCTGCCCTAAACCAAGCTTTAGAGAGGTAATCCAAAGTCAATCAGAAGGAGATGGTGAGGCAAAAGGTGGTTGCCTGCCGCATGAAAAGTTCAAAGGAGATGGTGGAGAGGGGGAGAAAATATTACTTGTATATTTCATTGATAATACTTGActagactacaatatatatagattattaaagagattaaaacaaactaaatctatctaaacctatctctaattaaatagatatcatctctatttaaatagatactaatctaaaatagataaacaaatcttaactatatctctatgagataacactaataataaactatatCTTAATAGGtattcaacactccccctcaagctaaagcttacttagctttaagcttgtaacaactcgaacccaagaagaaaattattttaatagatATCCCTTAATAATGACTGTCTTGGCGAATCTCGAATTGAATAACCTTTCAAACTTCTAGTAAATTCATGGCggcaaaagacaacttctcatacttcaaattgaataatctttcaaacttctgctaaatccatgggcaggcaaaagacaacttctcatacttgatctggctgaaattgatgcaagacaaaaaccaattcTTCTGGAGTGTCGTAGGGTAGCTGAGCCAGCAAAAAAGGGcgaaaaaccagcaacaatacgcccgaaaacaaaacaaggctgaagcaacaactcaccaacaacaaccacacagaaataaaacatacttgAGGTCGACCGATTGATGTCTTCTAAGACAAACAATGGTGTCAACTTTGACACAGACAACTCTCAAACATTAGAGAGTGGGCCAGCGCAActcgcagctgaagccctaaaaccagaaaaccaaacaatcgAGACAAAACAAACGAAGGCGAGTCACCTtcaaaaccaaattgcataaagtcAGCCAAGATCAATATAATAAGAGCATCTCGAACCATGAGACGCAAACTAAGATCTCAAACAGCAAGAAACATCGCTCGCAGATGAGAAAAACACAACAGACCCATGAACCAAACTGGAAGAGGAAGATTGTACGATCACCACGGTGGCAGCACAACACCTCAAAACAAAGCCAAACAATAAAATCTTTCACACCGGGATCTAAACAATGCAATCCTTCACCAAACAAACGAATTACCATTGCCAATTGCCAAGGAGAAGAATTTCAATTCTTGCAATCACATGGAACATTCAAAGACTATGAATAGTGTAGCAGCACAATACAATTAGATCCAACCAAACACTTCTTGGGGACAACCTCCACCAAACCAGCAACAAAGGGTAACGATTGTCAGAGGTGGTTGACTGTGGTCTCTAGACCAGGCTATGTATTGACTGCATGACAACTAGCATCAATTTCCAATttcaatatacatatatatatatataaccccTTATTTTTGTTGGCTAAAGGGACATGAACAAAAAATAGCAACAAAGAAGCAGCATTAGGAAAGAACGTGCCCAGATGGAAGCTAATTGCTTTAGCCAAGTTGATTTCGTTGACAAAGGATAAACCAGGTTCTATGTTCCCAAATTAAGGAGTCCCTTGTGCAGTCGCTAAAACAGAAACCATACCAGAAAAGCAAGAATAGAACCCGCAAAAAGAAGTGAAAGAAAACCACCAATACACATCAGCAGCACAGAATAATTACCTTTATTGGTTTACACTCAATTTTTGTGATCATTCTAGGAATCTTATACCTATAGAAGGCATCATCACTGTTTGCAGCACCAATATTCTGAAAGGCCATGATTGCTTACAAGTTTCACAGACCTTCAGACGCGGTCAAACAATAGCAGCTTCAATATTGGACTCTGAATGTTAATAAGGAACAACCAAACGCCTTGATCTGCAAGCAACGAGGGCCGATCTAGACAAACCGACCCCTCAAACAGGACCAGAAAAGAGGAAGACCAGATGATCACAACTGTGGTGGCACAACACACGTCAAAACAGAGGATCCTTAAAACCAAACTTGGTTGATACACAAAGAAAACCAGCGAGAACAAAGCAGCGGAGAGAGCGGCGCGTGGACTTCACACGGAGAATCTGGTGGCGGCGCTTCGGAAAAAAAAGGAAGATCCTTGTGTTGCGACTCCAATGGACATGTCTACTATCAATTATGATTAACTTCGAAAAAAAAACAACAGTGGAAGGACGTTGACGGTGGCTGCTAAAGACAAGGGTCATTAGGGTTCCAAGACAAGGGGGAGTGTATTCAAAAAGAAACCAGGCCGTAAGAAAACGGCTAGAACTAACAAGCGGAAGCAAAGTACGAAAAATAAATCCAAAGAGATTTGGAAAACCACCATGAGGGGGCTCACGGGGAGGAGCCCCCTCACAGCGGTAGGATCGAaacttgctctgataccaacttgaatttgatgaaaatattacttgtatatttcattgataatacttgactagactacaatatatatagattaacaaagagattaaaacaaactaaatctatctaaacctatctctaattaaatagatatcatctctatttaaatagatactaatctaaaatagataaacaaatcttaactatatctctatgagataacactaataataaactatatCTTAATAGGTATTCAACAGTGGCTAGAGGAATGAGGAGGAAGGCAGGGAAGATGAAAAAAATATCATAACCAGACAAAGAAAAAACCATCATTAAAGAGGGGGAAAACCACACGTTACATGGATAAAAGACCTCCCATGAATGGGTTCATGGAGGGAGAAGCCCCCCATTGGGGGAGGGGACGGTTGAGCAGCGCCGTTTCTCGCTCTGCTGCTAG
This window harbors:
- the LOC130715828 gene encoding uncharacterized protein LOC130715828; translation: MSMNRAELKAYSEKAKKAQVSSHSSIPHSNAKSGDSSTSSRTLKRKAPELSDHAPPAPEPALGEVPSIPPLTQDVDVSAPVDSPAMTNLMLAIQAVQQEKTKDAAAILDLQAKEPKRRATLKKKIAELTTEIGNLQKSLEIANDKIGKMELQKATLAESHEAELKALRANVEDLQDKLDLQKQDTALAFEGGFEEAVAQVKCLHENIDISEAHPFKVIKDGKLVEVGFP